Proteins from one Lacrimispora sphenoides genomic window:
- a CDS encoding TnpV protein: MDKEMMQTVLTEENREYYTDSDSGLRCFDENGLTYVEEPESGIFYPNIVMEESEQSLSKWGMMRLNYIKDHKMVLWSELTMTMELHQHCLDVQEEALEMHQKLLEERMKPYRHLQTEDYFDYLQTLNNMINQVDEIVANELIYV, translated from the coding sequence ACTAACAGAGGAAAATAGAGAATATTATACTGATTCGGATTCCGGATTAAGGTGTTTTGATGAGAATGGACTTACTTATGTGGAAGAACCGGAAAGTGGGATTTTTTATCCTAATATTGTTATGGAAGAATCAGAACAGAGCCTGTCAAAGTGGGGGATGATGAGACTTAATTATATTAAGGATCACAAAATGGTGCTGTGGTCAGAGCTGACCATGACAATGGAACTGCATCAGCATTGTTTGGATGTGCAAGAGGAAGCTTTAGAGATGCATCAGAAATTGTTAGAAGAGAGAATGAAACCTTATCGGCATTTACAAACTGAAGACTATTTTGATTATCTTCAGACACTCAATAATATGATCAACCAGGTGGATGAAATTGTTGCCAATGAACTGATTTATGTTTAA